One region of Juglans microcarpa x Juglans regia isolate MS1-56 chromosome 7S, Jm3101_v1.0, whole genome shotgun sequence genomic DNA includes:
- the LOC121241314 gene encoding interactor of constitutive active ROPs 3-like isoform X1 — protein sequence MQTAKARSSSSEVPPKISSRAVRQLKPAALETDSTSASTQISRIPKDRSPKVVERRSPRSPVSEKKRPSRISELESQVSQLREELKKTEDQLSLSESWKQQAQPDAEESKKQLLALSSKLEESQQQFLQVSDSGEARIFEHQEISQEQDPARLSEFEAVLKQNSVESDALTSAMNEIQQLKVQLEMVAESEATQTKQVELANAELHSLKGNLAETLSLVENMKRQLQDCRESEAQAEAMVMETLLQLETAKKTVEVLGSERLKAIEAYNSIALELDQSRARVNLLEGLVRKLEADLKNASGDLYQNPSVEHSLELELLRTQEMREYMKINAELHSLKPEVARLRSALESAETKYHEEQIRSTVQIRSAYELMEQIKSGSNLREAELEAELKNTKADVEELKSNLMDKETELQGVLEENEGLNSKLEKNLSYQKEYELEKDLKKLNEHIADLRANLMDKETELQSIMEENEMMKLEINKREMSRANVNDEVIAEVEAAKSAEHEALVKLGVVMGEADKSNRRAAMVTQQLEAAQSANSEMQGELRRLKVQSDQWRKAAEAAAAMLSAGNNGKVMERTGSLDSNYNLVAGKFSSPYSEETEDDLLKKKNINMLKKIGVLWKKPQK from the exons ATGCAGACCGCGAAAGCAAG AAGTAGCTCCTCAGAAGTGCCTCCGAAGATTTCTTCTCGAGCCGTACGCCAACTCAAGCCAGCTGcattagagactgactctacATCTGCTTCGACTCAAATTAGCAGAATACCCAAAGACAGAAGCCCAAAAGTTGTTGAGCGCAGATCACCAAGAAGCCCTGTGTCCGAG AAGAAGCGCCCAAGCAGAATATCTGAATTGGAATCCCAGGTTTCTCAACTTCGAGAGGAACTGAAGAAGACAGAGGATCAGCTGAGTTTATCTGAGTCATGGAAGCAGCAAGCCCAGCCAGATGCTGAGGAGTCCAAGAAGCAACTATTGGCCCTGTCTTCAAAGCTTGAAGAGTCCCAGCAGCAGTTTCTGCAGGTGTCTGATTCTGGGGAAGCTCGTATTTTTGAGCACCAAGAGATCTCTCAAGAACAGGATCCAGCTAGGCTGTCTGAGTTTGAGGCTGTCCTGAAGCAGAATTCAGTCGAGTCAGATGCCTTGACCTCTGCCATGAATGAGATTCAGCAGCTTAAAGTCCAGCTTGAAATGGTAGCTGAATCTGAGGCTACACAAACCAAGCAGGTAGAATTAGCAAATGCAGAGCTGCACAGTTTAAAAGGAAACCTTGctgaaactctctctctcgtggAGAACATGAAAAGACAGCTACAAGATTGCAGAGAATCAGAAGCTCAGGCCGAAGCAATGGTTATGGAAACTCTGCTGCAACTGGAAACTGCTAAAAAAACCGTAGAGGTGCTCGGGTCAGAAAGGTTGAAAGCCATTGAAGCTTACAACTCAATTGCCTTGGAGTTAGACCAGTCAAGGGCACGTGTCAACTTACTAGAGGGACTTGTAAGAAAACTTGAGGCAGACCTAAAAAATGCTAGTGGCGACCTTTATCAGAATCCTTCAGTTGAACATAGCCTTGAGCTGGAACTTCTAAGAACTCAAGAGATGAGggaatatatgaaaattaatgcAGAACTTCATTCTTTGAAGCCTGAGGTGGCACGACTAAGATCTGCTCTAGAAAGTGCTGAGACCAAATACCACGAAGAACAAATTCGAAGCACAGTGCAGATAAGAAGTGCTTATGAACTCATGGAGCAGATAAAATCTGGGTCAAATCTGAGAGAGGCTGAACTGGAGGCAGAACTAAAAAACACAAAAGCTGATGTTGAAGAGTTGAAATCAAACCTGATGGATAAGGAAACTGAATTACAGGGTGTTTTGGAGGAGAATGAGGGGTTGAATTCAAAACTTGAGAAGAACCTCTCATACCAGAAAGAATATGAACTGGAAAAGGATCTGAAGaaattaaatgaacatattgcaGACTTGAGGGCCAATTTGATGGATAAGGAGACAGAATTACAGAGTATAATGGAGGAAAACGAAATGATGAAATTGGAGATCAACAAGAGGGAAATGAGCAGGGCAAACGTGAATGATGAGGTTATTGCAGAAGTAGAGGCAGCAAAGTCTGCAGAGCATGAGGCTCTTGTGAAGCTTGGAGTTGTGATGGGGGAGGCAGATAAGAGCAACAGAAGAGCGGCAATGGTTACTCAGCAGCTGGAGGCAGCACAGTCAGCAAATTCAGAAATGCAAGGGGAGTTGAGAAGGCTAAAGGTGCAGTCTGACCAGTGGAGGAAGGCTGCGGAAGCAGCAGCAGCCATGCTTTCGGCAGGAAATAATGGAAAGGTAATGGAGAGAACTGGATCCTTGGACAGCAATTATAATTTGGTTGCAGGGAAGTTTAGTTCACCTTACTCGGAAGAGACGGAGGATGATttactgaagaagaaaaacattaaCATGCTAAAGAAGATTGGAGTACTCTGGAAGAAGCCACAGAAATAG
- the LOC121241314 gene encoding interactor of constitutive active ROPs 3-like isoform X2, which produces MRLSLISSSSEVPPKISSRAVRQLKPAALETDSTSASTQISRIPKDRSPKVVERRSPRSPVSEKKRPSRISELESQVSQLREELKKTEDQLSLSESWKQQAQPDAEESKKQLLALSSKLEESQQQFLQVSDSGEARIFEHQEISQEQDPARLSEFEAVLKQNSVESDALTSAMNEIQQLKVQLEMVAESEATQTKQVELANAELHSLKGNLAETLSLVENMKRQLQDCRESEAQAEAMVMETLLQLETAKKTVEVLGSERLKAIEAYNSIALELDQSRARVNLLEGLVRKLEADLKNASGDLYQNPSVEHSLELELLRTQEMREYMKINAELHSLKPEVARLRSALESAETKYHEEQIRSTVQIRSAYELMEQIKSGSNLREAELEAELKNTKADVEELKSNLMDKETELQGVLEENEGLNSKLEKNLSYQKEYELEKDLKKLNEHIADLRANLMDKETELQSIMEENEMMKLEINKREMSRANVNDEVIAEVEAAKSAEHEALVKLGVVMGEADKSNRRAAMVTQQLEAAQSANSEMQGELRRLKVQSDQWRKAAEAAAAMLSAGNNGKVMERTGSLDSNYNLVAGKFSSPYSEETEDDLLKKKNINMLKKIGVLWKKPQK; this is translated from the exons ATGAGATTGTCACTCAT AAGTAGCTCCTCAGAAGTGCCTCCGAAGATTTCTTCTCGAGCCGTACGCCAACTCAAGCCAGCTGcattagagactgactctacATCTGCTTCGACTCAAATTAGCAGAATACCCAAAGACAGAAGCCCAAAAGTTGTTGAGCGCAGATCACCAAGAAGCCCTGTGTCCGAG AAGAAGCGCCCAAGCAGAATATCTGAATTGGAATCCCAGGTTTCTCAACTTCGAGAGGAACTGAAGAAGACAGAGGATCAGCTGAGTTTATCTGAGTCATGGAAGCAGCAAGCCCAGCCAGATGCTGAGGAGTCCAAGAAGCAACTATTGGCCCTGTCTTCAAAGCTTGAAGAGTCCCAGCAGCAGTTTCTGCAGGTGTCTGATTCTGGGGAAGCTCGTATTTTTGAGCACCAAGAGATCTCTCAAGAACAGGATCCAGCTAGGCTGTCTGAGTTTGAGGCTGTCCTGAAGCAGAATTCAGTCGAGTCAGATGCCTTGACCTCTGCCATGAATGAGATTCAGCAGCTTAAAGTCCAGCTTGAAATGGTAGCTGAATCTGAGGCTACACAAACCAAGCAGGTAGAATTAGCAAATGCAGAGCTGCACAGTTTAAAAGGAAACCTTGctgaaactctctctctcgtggAGAACATGAAAAGACAGCTACAAGATTGCAGAGAATCAGAAGCTCAGGCCGAAGCAATGGTTATGGAAACTCTGCTGCAACTGGAAACTGCTAAAAAAACCGTAGAGGTGCTCGGGTCAGAAAGGTTGAAAGCCATTGAAGCTTACAACTCAATTGCCTTGGAGTTAGACCAGTCAAGGGCACGTGTCAACTTACTAGAGGGACTTGTAAGAAAACTTGAGGCAGACCTAAAAAATGCTAGTGGCGACCTTTATCAGAATCCTTCAGTTGAACATAGCCTTGAGCTGGAACTTCTAAGAACTCAAGAGATGAGggaatatatgaaaattaatgcAGAACTTCATTCTTTGAAGCCTGAGGTGGCACGACTAAGATCTGCTCTAGAAAGTGCTGAGACCAAATACCACGAAGAACAAATTCGAAGCACAGTGCAGATAAGAAGTGCTTATGAACTCATGGAGCAGATAAAATCTGGGTCAAATCTGAGAGAGGCTGAACTGGAGGCAGAACTAAAAAACACAAAAGCTGATGTTGAAGAGTTGAAATCAAACCTGATGGATAAGGAAACTGAATTACAGGGTGTTTTGGAGGAGAATGAGGGGTTGAATTCAAAACTTGAGAAGAACCTCTCATACCAGAAAGAATATGAACTGGAAAAGGATCTGAAGaaattaaatgaacatattgcaGACTTGAGGGCCAATTTGATGGATAAGGAGACAGAATTACAGAGTATAATGGAGGAAAACGAAATGATGAAATTGGAGATCAACAAGAGGGAAATGAGCAGGGCAAACGTGAATGATGAGGTTATTGCAGAAGTAGAGGCAGCAAAGTCTGCAGAGCATGAGGCTCTTGTGAAGCTTGGAGTTGTGATGGGGGAGGCAGATAAGAGCAACAGAAGAGCGGCAATGGTTACTCAGCAGCTGGAGGCAGCACAGTCAGCAAATTCAGAAATGCAAGGGGAGTTGAGAAGGCTAAAGGTGCAGTCTGACCAGTGGAGGAAGGCTGCGGAAGCAGCAGCAGCCATGCTTTCGGCAGGAAATAATGGAAAGGTAATGGAGAGAACTGGATCCTTGGACAGCAATTATAATTTGGTTGCAGGGAAGTTTAGTTCACCTTACTCGGAAGAGACGGAGGATGATttactgaagaagaaaaacattaaCATGCTAAAGAAGATTGGAGTACTCTGGAAGAAGCCACAGAAATAG